From the Trypanosoma brucei brucei TREU927 chromosome 6, complete sequence genome, the window ACCACATTTCCGCAATTGGCGTCGGGGAGAAACCAAATCAAAGACAAAAgtaaggaggagaaaaaatcaAAGGGGAACATAAAGGAAGAATGAAGACGTGGGACATTTTATCTATTTTGCAATATAATAAcattaataataaacaaaacatggGCGGGACTCACACGAAACACAGACTAATATAGAAGTAGAAGCTATAAACAcataattatatttatttacattaaTAATATCAAAAGGAAATACGCGTTAGAGTATGAAGAAACGGAAACTGAGAAGTAGTGAAAGGAGGAATGCCAAGGTTCACGCCATTTTTTAATGATCCAGCATtcagaagagaaacaaacaacaaaaagacaaaaaggcaTTCATTACCTCTTATTTGccctcacttccctttttttttctttttggtagTTTACTCTTGTCcccctccatttctttttcttttttagttcTCCGTTTGTTCGTTtactcttgtttttgttttttggtttgtgtcTTTTGCCTCGCCACATGTGTCACATCAGTCCCCATCTGATTTCATTAAATCTTTCACTCTTCTGTAGCTTCATTTGGCCCCtttattctcctttttttctattgcTTATTTATTTGGCGCATCtacgcacacatatacacatacgcaAGCATAAATTAAAGTAAAAAACATCAACCGcttcctccccccctttattaaaaatgaaaatcaTTATTTAACCATTATACATatgtgcacatatatatatatatatatatataacgtaaataaacacaaatacatcaaccaatagatatatatatttatattccctccttccttcaatCAATCCAGTACTTCTTCCGTGatattatttccccttttcatttacctctccttcttcatcccCACATAGTCCCCAAAGTaaaattgaaagaaaatgaaacaacgacaaaacaACTGAAAGGATGAAGACAACCCAACGTATGCaagaaacaaggaaaaagagagagagaaggaaaaacaaagtgaGAGGGgtttaaattttaaaaaaaaatccaatcACCCAGGTCCAAAAGTGAAGAGTGGACAAGAGaggagtcaaaaaaaaaaaaggaaaaagaagagagtgaAGAACAGCAACAAACCATGCCAACAGTCAACtacagtagtaataatagtaataatataaaGGAAAACTGGAAAAAACATCAGAAAGTCAAGAGCACACTATGTGCATATATAGTGCTGACGCATAGATGCATCTTCACAAGGAGGGAACAccgtaacaacaacaacaaaacaaaacaaaattctGAAGCAAAGCAAATCCAAGCAAACAAGTAAAAGGGGACAGGAATATTTTGCCTCGGTCACTTAACTCCGTGGCCACTCCCACCACATCGAGCGAAACAGTATGcgggggagaaaagaaatggacAACTATTGACGTATATAAACATAGATATATAGATAAATATCTGTTGTTGCTCTTGTTGTCATTGATGATGTTAAGGTGTGCGCCtcatatacaaatatgcatatttaaatatatatatatatttatatatatatacatgaaAAGGTATTAGACGAGGGATAATAACAAAATCAGGAATATTCCCTCCAAAGTACAAACGACTCGGTGCGGCCCAGTTGGTGGGGACGAAAGAGGAACAAAGAGCCCCGCtgagcacacacacgcacacacacacaacaaaaaggaggagagagGGTAAAGTGACAGAGGCAAtcaaaggaaatgaaaggaaaataggaAGGTAGGGAAAATTAGTTTCGGAATACAACTTGGTTATATAGTATATAAAACCAATAAATACAAACCAGCAGACAGTGGTGCTGcttcttttacttcattcctttccctcactacttattgttatttcatttttcttctttattctcTTTTACCTTAATCCCTTTAGATTCTTTGATACTATTTTGTACCCGCccattccccccttttttttaattggcTAATTGGGAACATAGAGGAAAAGGTATTCGTCTGGCGCCATGCACTTTAACTCGTCTTCTGGGGTAAATTTTGCACtggcttgtttgttttcttcgttGATTCCTGAGTTCCGCTCAGCGGCTGACAATGGGCAACTTCGTCGTCCTCGCGCAAGCATCACCGGCTATTCCCACTCCCTTCCTTCGACCCTTGCGCGGGTCACTAGTACGACTATCGAGAGGTGccgtgctgctgctgcatgaGATGGACAGACGTCGCCGAACGTTGCTCTGGCGGAAGCTGTTCATGCGGGGACGCCGGCCAGATTCGATGCCAAGAAGACTCCCACATCCCCTCATGCCAATCACGGCATGTCCTGAAGGAATGTGAGTGCTAAGCAGTGAAACGCGGCTCCGTTCAGCCCCATTAATGGGGCTTGTCGTCGCAGCTGCAACCTTGTTCGTAACACTTGCCACATCGATTTGCGAACACGCGCTTGCAAGTGAGCAATCCATCAGGCTACAACTTCGTACGGAGTCCGCCTTTCCCTTGCCCTTTATCCATGGGTGTCGCAGCAACTGTCGCGCCGTTAGACGCTCCCTCGGGTTGGTACGGGTACATTGACGAATGAACTCTTTGGCACCCTCGGGAAGGTGCTCTGGGATGTGCCTCTCGAGTTCACCTCGTAGAATAGCAAACATAACTGCCATACAGTTGTCTAGCTGCCAGAAGGGGGGATGACCGGTTAGCATCTCAAGTACGCAACAGCCCACGGACCAGATATCAGCCGTGTAGCTGTGCCCACTGCAGTTAATCACTTCAGGCGCCATAAAATTCGGCGTTCCAGCGACACTATTCGTTACTATAGTTGACTGCAAATCTTTGCTAGTACCGAAATCACCAACTTTCAAGACGCCATTCCCTGTTATAAACAAATTGTCCCCCTTCAGATCGCGGTGCACGATGCGCCGCTTGTGAAGGTATGCTAAACCCTCTAGCAACTGTCGAGTATAGTTACGAGTCTCCTCCTCGCTCAGAGCCCCTTCGGTTTTAAGCTTGCTAGCGATGGTGCCACCACTAATGTACTCCATGTATATCAACAGCGCGCAGCACCCCTCGTCGCGTCGTGAAGAAAAGTACTTCACAATATGCTTGTGATTCAACTTGCGCATCACACGAATTTCCCGTTCCAGCGCGCATAGTTGCTTCTCTGTGTCCCTGTCAATATCTGAAGATACAATAATCTGCTTCACCGCAAGCTCCGCCCCTGTGTCCAGGTCAGTTGCACGAAATACATCGCCGAACATCCCACGACCGATACGTTCCTCTATCCGCACATTGACGATCTTTCTACGTAGGGCAGTTTCTGTGGTGGTGGAGACACCCGGAGTTCGGAGAGCCGGAGAGGCACTTCGGTCTAACAGATTGATCGAGTTTCCGGTGACGTCTACAGCGGAAGTGCCAGTGACACCATTGAGTTGATTCGTGCTCGCCACACTGGCCCTCCCATCTCCAATGCACGTTGTGCTACACGTGGCCACACTTTCCATCTCAAGTACTTTTGTAAACTCAAGCGTGGAGGATAGTAACGATGCACTGCACGACGGGTCACCGCTTGTCGAATTCGACCTGCTACAGCTTGCTTTGTCACCCTCCGGCGTGTTTTCCAATATTTGCGTTGGGACGTCCTTTGTCAATTCGCCTAACCACGAATCAAGTGCTTCTTGACTGGCTTCTAGCACTCCACTCGCCATTTCGCTCGCCACATCATCTACTTCCTCACTGAATGCCGTTACACTAGTGACTGCAGATAGTGTGTTACTCGGTGTTCGGTCGAGTTGTACGAGTTGGTTTGGTCTCTGAAGTGCCTTTACAGTCCGTACGATGGGGCGGGGGGTAACCGCACCGGTATGCAAACGACTTGTATAAACACCAGTACCCGCTAGACGAGCGTTCACCGATATCAAATCACGACGCCGCAGGGCCTCCGCGGCTAGTGGCCGATGGCCGTCCTCCGGTGGAGCACACGGGTGGCAATTTTCCAAGAGGGACATGGTGTCCGTGGGAGCGTGCGTATATGTGGCACGCGAGGAGGAACGCTACAATTTACCCTCTActaatttcttttcctttttttcttgaaacCTTTCTTTGTATGTTGGTGGCGAACCGAGACACACCAATGATCTCTTTCTTgacttctcttcctcctgtgCGGATACCACCCACAAACGGTCCGGCTTTTGCGACTATTGaagggacaaaaaaggaaaaaaaatgatgctATGAATGTGGGTACGTTCGAAAAGAAGGATAGAAAAACAATCTTTACTGTTACAAAATGAATACGTATACATATACgtattcatttatatatgtatacggatatatattcgtatataaATGTGCTGCGTGAAGCAAATACAGGCGGAATTGTGCCTTGTTCATTGATGCGGGGGAACATAAACGGCACAGATGAGAAGAGCAGAATTACAGAACATATgcaacaacgaaaagaacGTGCATGTGGTGAAATTTCCAAATGTTTAAACAGAACTTGACAAATTCTAAAGTACCAGTCACAACTCTTTAACAATCACAAGCATTTGctacaataataacagttaTAGAGCAAGCATGCAATAAATTTTGTAATCCCGCAGAACCCACCCGCCGTCACCGCACAAGTGCGGACTGTGCGCTCGCACAAACCCCATACTCCACAATCCCACCATTCAAGacgaaaattttaaaaagtacTGAATGCAAAAATCTgaagaataacaaaaagaaaaggaaaacaaagcaaagaaaagaaaagtgagaaaaaaaaacattaagTAACAACCACAGTTTCGCTCACACTCTAACCCTCCCATGACACCCCAATTCCATCATATTCTCATAATATGTATGTTAGCATCAGCCCCCGTGGAGGCTTGCAggcacacacgcatatgccTACATGCCATCGACGTAGCACCACCACGGGGGGAGGAAGACGcattccttccttctatACACAATGAGACCATggagcaaaaagaaaaaaaactgacgGTGACAAAACATCGCGAAGGGGGgtggaaatatatataacatcacATCATATTGCTACGAGTAACAATGGTAATAGATGACAGAAAACTAGGGAAACTTTCTCTGTTTTGATTGAAAAGTTAACGGTATGCAACAAAACGAGTGGTCATTCACCCATTGCTTTCGATAAGAATACTAAAGacgaaaaatatatatatatatatgaatggtACACGTTTGATGCACCGCCCCCTGCCAGCAAAATATTACTAAGTATTTTGATGTTTCCGGGCACTAGGAAAAATGGCACGGACGTAAAGCACATAAAATGGAAAAGTGAAGCTCAAGAATCAAAGAAAACGAggacagaaaaagaagcgccGGGACACTCCGCAGCACCGATGAGAACTCTCACGCCACTGCGAAGATGAGAGTGGGCATTACAAGACGATTACCCGCTCTTCCCTACATACACCACCCTTCACAGCCGACTCCTTCGCAGCGCGCGTGAAGTCAGGTGGGCCACAAATAACGACAGTTACTGCGGACCCAAACTGACTGAGAATTTTATGGTCCAGGCGAGCGTAACTAATAAGGTCTGCCCCGGGTACATTCACCTCACCTGAGGACCGCGTGAAAATGCAGCACAGCTTAAGCACTTTGCGCAACCGAGGTGCACTTTCACCACTAGCAACACCATTGTCATCCCGCAGGGAGCCGTACTGCTTGGCTAATTCTGTGATTTCGTCACGGATCACCAGACGGCGTAGATCCCGGGTACTAACCACTAGCGTTGCAGAGGCGATTTGCTTCTCCAAGAGGTTCTTCACCGCGGCGAAGATGGGAACAATTCCAATGCCTCCCGCAATAAAAGTTACATGTCTCATCTCCTCAGGTGTCTTGTGCAGTTCGTCATCGTCTTCAACAACCCACGAAGGGGCAAACGGGCCTTTATACTCAATTTCATTGCCGGGCTGCAGGGAGCACACGTGGCTTGAAACTCCATGGTTCAAGCTGCGTTTGGAAATAATCATAAAACTAGTTTCTGTCACCGAAGCAACGGTATAGTTACCACTCATGTCACACGCGCCAGACGGGTGAGGGAGCTTTAGCCGTACATAACTACCTGGTGAATGCTGCAGTCCCAGAGGAAAGGCAATTGTAATGCGCACAACATCATCCAAGAGCATCTCAGTCCCCAGGACGGTGGCACGAACAAACCCCGGTGTCACCTCCCTATCTTTCCTGACTAACGTCGGGGCGATACGTGGACCTGCTGAACGAAGACGACCAATACAGTACGTTGCAAGTTGCGCTTTAGTGCTGGGCCGGTGAATTCTGTCGAATACATCTCCAACCTCTTTGCCCACATTTTGGGAAAGAACCGATATACCACCCGGGTGAGTGGGAGCGAAGTCGGTCACATCGTACACACTACCATGAATTATTAGCACTagccgtttctttttatcaAGTAACGCCTGAACGTCACCATCTTCCAGTAGCTGTTCGCCCAGGGTTGGATCCGACAACCCCGCATCTTTCCCCTGGCAACCATCATCGCCACCAGTGGCCGCCGCTTGTCCCCGTGCATTCGATGCCGCCACACTGGGCAAACATCCCATTGGCTAAGTCTaacaccctttttttttccaatatATAAGTATACAAGTTTATATGTATCGTTTCCAGTTCCACCCTTtgccttctattttttttttgcttcccttcGGCGTATCCCCCTACCGTTTGACTTTCCCCTCTGTTCTGGTGAGATAGGAGTTTAGTCTTCTGAGTTCGGTGGCGCCTCAGCACCTACACCCGGGGTAAACACGGCAGTTACGCCACGCTCggttggaaaaaagaaaaaataagggtggggaaaacaaacgaatAACCAAGCTGATAAAGCTGACCATGCGGAGCGATGAGGAGagttaaaaaacaaaaaaatggactttaacaacaggaaaagaacaaatcatatggaaaggaaggaatagaagggggaaattcCACTTTAGCTCTGCTGTGAAGTATCATATTTGGCTCTCTTCAGTGGagcgaaggaaaataaaagggggaaaagagggagggtgGGGAATCAGCTGAAGAACGC encodes:
- a CDS encoding protein kinase, putative; the encoded protein is MSLLENCHPCAPPEDGHRPLAAEALRRRDLISVNARLAGTGVYTSRLHTGAVTPRPIVRTVKALQRPNQLVQLDRTPSNTLSAVTSVTAFSEEVDDVASEMASGVLEASQEALDSWLGELTKDVPTQILENTPEGDKASCSRSNSTSGDPSCSASLLSSTLEFTKVLEMESVATCSTTCIGDGRASVASTNQLNGVTGTSAVDVTGNSINLLDRSASPALRTPGVSTTTETALRRKIVNVRIEERIGRGMFGDVFRATDLDTGAELAVKQIIVSSDIDRDTEKQLCALEREIRVMRKLNHKHIVKYFSSRRDEGCCALLIYMEYISGGTIASKLKTEGALSEEETRNYTRQLLEGLAYLHKRRIVHRDLKGDNLFITGNGVLKVGDFGTSKDLQSTIVTNSVAGTPNFMAPEVINCSGHSYTADIWSVGCCVLEMLTGHPPFWQLDNCMAVMFAILRGELERHIPEHLPEGAKEFIRQCTRTNPRERLTARQLLRHPWIKGKGKADSVRSCSLMDCSLASACSQIDVASVTNKVAAATTSPINGAERSRVSLLSTHIPSGHAVIGMRGCGSLLGIESGRRPRMNSFRQSNVRRRLSISCSSSTAPLDSRTSDPRKGRRKGVGIAGDACARTTKLPIVSR
- a CDS encoding nitrate reductase, putative (similar to Nitrate reductase (EC 1.7.1.1) (NR). (Swiss-Prot:P23312) [Spinacia oleracea;]), encoding MGCLPSVAASNARGQAAATGGDDGCQGKDAGLSDPTLGEQLLEDGDVQALLDKKKRLVLIIHGSVYDVTDFAPTHPGGISVLSQNVGKEVGDVFDRIHRPSTKAQLATYCIGRLRSAGPRIAPTLVRKDREVTPGFVRATVLGTEMLLDDVVRITIAFPLGLQHSPGSYVRLKLPHPSGACDMSGNYTVASVTETSFMIISKRSLNHGVSSHVCSLQPGNEIEYKGPFAPSWVVEDDDELHKTPEEMRHVTFIAGGIGIVPIFAAVKNLLEKQIASATLVVSTRDLRRLVIRDEITELAKQYGSLRDDNGVASGESAPRLRKVLKLCCIFTRSSGEVNVPGADLISYARLDHKILSQFGSAVTVVICGPPDFTRAAKESAVKGGVCREERVIVL